A genomic segment from Sphingopyxis sp. DBS4 encodes:
- a CDS encoding DoxX family protein, translated as MTRRAADFWRPALRWLLTFAYAYAGYRHLTTPAPFVAITPPWVPEPALVVAATGVAELAGALGLTIPRTRKAAGWGLALYALCVWPANFHHAFAHVAIGGTTLGWGYHAPRLAAQPLIIWWALWASGAMDWPFGMKERD; from the coding sequence GTGACGCGGCGCGCCGCCGACTTTTGGCGCCCCGCGCTGCGCTGGCTGCTCACGTTTGCTTACGCCTATGCGGGCTATCGCCACCTGACCACCCCCGCGCCTTTCGTGGCGATCACCCCGCCCTGGGTGCCCGAGCCTGCACTCGTCGTCGCCGCGACCGGGGTCGCCGAACTGGCGGGCGCGCTGGGGCTGACGATCCCGCGGACGCGCAAGGCGGCGGGCTGGGGCCTCGCGCTCTACGCGCTCTGCGTCTGGCCCGCGAATTTCCACCACGCCTTCGCGCATGTCGCGATCGGCGGCACCACACTCGGCTGGGGATATCACGCCCCGCGCCTCGCCGCGCAGCCGCTGATCATCTGGTGGGCGCTATGGGCGAGCGGCGCGATGGATTGGCCGTTCGGAATGAAAGAACGGGATTAG
- a CDS encoding dipeptidase — translation MIKSILLAGLAAFALVSVPALAQQSPEAVAEAALKKAPVFDGHNDVPWALRERVHNMINTFDFRDTTDTAKPDANPPEIAMHTDLQRLRKGHVGAQFWSVYVPANPDEPQAIQQTLEQIDVTKRLVARYPNDMMLATNSAELEKAMKAGKIAGMIGMEGGHSIGGSLAVLRQMYDLGARYMTLTHSRNIAWADSATDAPAHDGLTDFGVQVVREMNRIGMIVDLSHTSEATMKDAIAASKAPVMFSHSGVRAINPHPRNVPDSVLPLVKANGGIIMVVLLPGFLDADVRAQGLARTAEQARLNAMYPGDPAAAAAGLNAWDAGHPALTTNVAKVADHIDHIRKTIGVDHIGLGGDYDGMESAPVGMEDVSGYPALFTELARRGYSQTDLEKIASGNMLRVLKAVEAYAASQKGQPPIETPVAE, via the coding sequence ATGATAAAATCGATCCTGCTCGCTGGCCTCGCCGCTTTCGCTCTTGTTTCCGTTCCTGCGCTGGCGCAGCAATCGCCCGAGGCGGTCGCCGAAGCCGCGCTCAAAAAGGCGCCGGTGTTCGACGGGCACAATGACGTGCCGTGGGCGCTGCGCGAGCGTGTGCATAACATGATCAATACCTTCGATTTCCGCGACACGACCGACACCGCGAAACCCGATGCGAATCCGCCCGAGATCGCGATGCACACTGATCTTCAGCGACTGCGCAAGGGCCATGTCGGGGCGCAATTCTGGTCGGTCTATGTGCCCGCCAACCCCGACGAGCCGCAGGCGATTCAGCAGACGCTCGAGCAGATCGACGTGACCAAGCGGCTGGTGGCACGCTATCCGAACGACATGATGCTCGCGACGAACAGCGCCGAGCTGGAAAAGGCGATGAAGGCGGGGAAGATCGCCGGAATGATCGGCATGGAGGGCGGGCATTCGATCGGCGGATCGCTGGCGGTGCTCCGGCAGATGTACGACCTCGGTGCGCGCTATATGACGCTGACCCATTCGCGGAACATCGCCTGGGCCGATAGCGCGACCGACGCGCCCGCGCACGACGGGCTCACCGATTTCGGGGTGCAGGTGGTGCGCGAGATGAACCGTATCGGGATGATCGTCGATTTGAGCCACACGAGCGAGGCGACGATGAAGGACGCGATCGCCGCGTCGAAGGCGCCGGTGATGTTCAGCCATTCGGGCGTGCGCGCGATCAACCCGCACCCGCGCAACGTCCCCGACAGCGTGCTGCCGCTGGTCAAGGCGAACGGCGGGATCATCATGGTCGTGCTGCTGCCGGGCTTTCTCGACGCCGATGTCCGCGCGCAGGGGCTCGCGCGCACCGCCGAGCAGGCGCGGCTGAACGCAATGTATCCGGGCGATCCCGCCGCGGCGGCGGCCGGGCTCAATGCCTGGGACGCAGGCCATCCGGCGCTCACCACCAACGTCGCGAAGGTCGCCGATCATATCGACCATATCAGGAAGACGATCGGCGTCGATCATATCGGGCTCGGCGGCGATTATGACGGGATGGAATCGGCGCCGGTGGGGATGGAGGACGTGTCGGGCTATCCCGCGCTGTTCACCGAACTCGCGCGGCGCGGATACAGCCAGACCGACCTCGAAAAGATCGCCAGCGGCAACATGCTGCGCGTGCTGAAGGCGGTCGAGGCCTATGCCGCGAGCCAGAAGGGGCAGCCGCCGATCGAGACGCCGGTGGCGGAATAG
- a CDS encoding acyl-CoA dehydrogenase family protein, with amino-acid sequence MTAFDDWRARSPYYDETHEALAQSVRRFVAREIAPHIDRWEAEGELPRELHRKAAEAGILGLRYPEQYGGHSEGFDNFHSLVLTEELAAVGAGGLGASLMTHGIGLPPILALGSDELKQRIAPPVLAGDKIIALGITEAGGGSDVANLKTTAVRDGDSYIVNGGKMFITSGMRADWLTCAVRTGGPGAAGISLLLIDMAAPGVERTRLDKMGWRCSDTAAIHFGDVRVPAENLIGSENGGFIGIMRNFNSERLGMAMGCCAYARVALAEAAEWAQNRETFGKPLVGHQSIRIKLADMERQIEATQAWVDLAAWQVRENKARPADFAMLKVQATRMLESVAREAAQILGGASYITGSKVERIYREVRVNAIGGGSEEIMLDLAGRQLFGGGKK; translated from the coding sequence ATGACAGCTTTCGACGACTGGCGCGCCCGTTCGCCCTATTATGACGAAACCCACGAGGCGCTCGCGCAAAGCGTCCGCCGCTTCGTCGCGCGCGAGATCGCGCCGCACATCGACCGCTGGGAGGCCGAGGGCGAACTGCCGCGCGAGCTGCACAGGAAAGCCGCCGAGGCCGGCATCCTCGGCCTCCGCTATCCCGAGCAATATGGCGGGCATTCGGAAGGCTTCGACAATTTCCACAGTCTCGTCCTCACCGAGGAACTCGCCGCGGTCGGCGCCGGGGGTCTCGGCGCGTCGCTGATGACGCACGGCATCGGCCTGCCCCCGATCCTCGCGCTCGGCTCGGACGAACTCAAGCAGCGCATCGCGCCGCCGGTTCTCGCGGGCGACAAGATCATCGCGCTCGGCATCACCGAGGCGGGCGGCGGCAGCGACGTCGCCAATCTCAAGACGACCGCGGTCCGGGACGGCGACAGCTACATCGTCAATGGCGGCAAGATGTTCATCACGTCGGGGATGCGCGCCGACTGGCTGACCTGCGCGGTGCGCACCGGCGGTCCCGGCGCCGCGGGCATCTCGCTGCTGCTGATCGACATGGCAGCGCCCGGCGTCGAGCGCACGCGGCTCGACAAGATGGGGTGGCGCTGCAGCGACACCGCGGCGATTCACTTCGGCGACGTCCGCGTCCCCGCCGAAAATCTGATCGGGTCGGAGAATGGCGGCTTCATCGGCATCATGCGCAATTTCAACAGCGAACGGCTCGGCATGGCGATGGGCTGCTGCGCCTACGCCCGCGTCGCGCTCGCCGAGGCGGCCGAATGGGCGCAGAACCGCGAGACCTTCGGCAAGCCGCTTGTCGGCCATCAGTCGATCCGCATCAAGCTCGCCGACATGGAGCGCCAGATCGAGGCGACGCAGGCGTGGGTCGATCTGGCCGCCTGGCAGGTCCGGGAAAACAAGGCCCGCCCCGCCGATTTCGCGATGCTGAAAGTGCAGGCGACCCGTATGCTCGAATCGGTGGCCCGCGAGGCAGCGCAAATCCTCGGCGGCGCCTCCTATATCACCGGCAGCAAGGTCGAGCGCATCTACCGCGAGGTCCGCGTCAACGCGATCGGCGGCGGCAGCGAGGAAATCATGCTCGACCTCGCGGGCCGGCAGCTCTTCGGAGGAGGAAAGAAATGA